The genomic stretch TCGAAAACTAGATATATACATtggatatatatagatctatataaatatgtgtaaatTATATTTACGTGAAATTCGACTCCaacattttagcttttttttttatgcgtgCATAAAAATCTGGCTTatgtaaataataaacataCAAAATGTCTGATGTACCAGACGGCTGGGAAAAAAGAACAAGTCGTTCATcaggtaaaaatgttttagaaaatcagaaaaatctagatctatcatttctTGATGGGTGgagtagaatctaatctagatgatagatccaCTCATGTAACTTGAAGGTTTGCATACCGACTTCCCTGTTTCACAGTGTTTCCACTTATCAGAGTTCAGACCAACGTTACCTCACCATGCTTGGCATGACCATGACTCGCATGAGTATGAGCcatgagatgatgatgatgatgattggcatgatgatgatgatcataATTCATCATTGGCATCATGATCATGGCATGGCTGCAGGcataaatgaattaaatgatGTGATGATGATGAGAGTCTCAATCAGACTCCTAGAGATGTACTCATGTAGACTCTATAGACTAGtcgtatatataatatttagacTTTTAATGACTTAAAAGTTTACAAACTTAAACTATtgttactattactagatctacactagatctagatctattattattaaagatcAGATCAGATGATCATAGATTCTAGAGTCTATTAGTTTTAGATTAAAGATGTACAGTGTACAGTCATATCTAGAGTCTAcatgatctagattattctagactCATCATCTCAGACTCTTAGTCTTGCCCTGAAAATCAGTGAAAAATGAGAAAACAACAATAGAAAATTAAGGAAAGTTCAAAAGAGGCAACAAACAGGATATTAGCATTAATTAATGATTAGAATAGGAAAAGTGCTTTACATCTAAAACTTGATATAACTTAATAAATTCTCAACATGAACATCGCACTTGAGGAATGGAGGAGAAACTACTGACTAGAAGACTCAATtagaattatatttatagattaatatatagattaatataaattatagatctagcctGGACCTAGTTGACAtaaaagaaaattcaaaatcTGTGTGTCTAGCATACTCACTCCACAAGTCAGCTCAATGTTTGTGACTGTATTTTTTGAGACCCCAATTATTAGCACTTATATTTTTCCTCAATGGTCTAAAACTttgtttcccaaattttttccttaccggaacactttgcacaatcaaaatatttaatggaacacttctaaagcttattttttagagagattaattcatccGTGGCCTACTAGCTTTAGAATTATTctagtagttcgtggaacacctgtTCAGGCCttgtggaacacagtttgagaaacactgatctaaaacatttcttaatCCTGAcctagaggaaaaaaaagatgatatcGTCATACCAGTGGACTTTGAGCTCAAATAAAATCcttgtttttcagagtaaacgAAACTAAATGTGTCTGTACTGTGGAGCGTGCACAAAAACAATAACCAGAGGCAGGTGTAGACAATGCCATCCTATAAATTCTGTCTACACACACCTCTAAAGAATATTTATGCAAGACAGACAAACTCATAATACTGGGCAACTTCAATGCCAGGGTAGGCTCTGACTGAAAAACCTGGAAACTACCACAAGAGTTCAAAGATGCCTCCATCATTCACCTTTACAAGAGAAAGGGAAATAGGCAGATATGCAATGACCATCGTGGCATATCCCTCCTATGCATTGCTGGCAAGATTCTGGCTAGGGTGCTATTAAACAGACTACAACACCATCTAGAAACTGGTCTACTCCCAGAGAGTCAGTGCGGCTTTAGGCAGGGTAGAGGCACAGTTGGCATGATCTTTGCAGTCCACCAACTCCAAGAGAAATGTAAAGAGCAAAATTGAAATCTCTATACTGCATTCATAGatttgactaaagcttttgataaTGTCAGTCGTGAAGGCCTTTGGCATATCATGTCCAAATTTGGCTGCCTGGATCAATTCATAACAATGCTGCATCAATTCCATGATGACATCCAGACAACGGAGACTACTCCAAGCCTTTTCCTGActcaaatggcgtgaagcagggctgtgtgctGGCTCCAACGCTTTTCAGCATAATGTTAACTGCCATGCTGAAAAATGTCTTTTGCACAGAGATAGCATCAGAGTTGGCATACGATAACGCACCGATGCAAGTTTATTCAATGCTCAGAGACTCAAAGCAAGGACCAAGGTAAACTACAATTGCATCAGAGACCTGCTATTTGCCGATGACTGTGTTCTCAATGAAGCAAACAAAGAATACCTTCAAAGAGCCTGTCCCTCTTTACTAATGCCTGCAAAAACTTTGGCCTCACCATTAATGTTAAAAAGACAGAAGTGCTGCACCAACCTCCTCCAAATAAATCAGTCACAGAACCAGACATTCTCATAGATGGCCAGAAATTAGCAAACatcaaaaagtttgtctatttgggaagcaccatatcagcaaacgccaacctagatgatgaggttgacttctgtgttgctcgtgccagtgctgcttttggcagacttcaagaacaagtgtggcaacggagAGGCCTCAGCATAtctacaaaactgaaagtctacagtgctgtcTCCTGTCACTCCAAAGATTTAAGATTCAAtttcactgcctggtatggtaatctgaacatttaaaatactgGTAAAATGAAAGTTCTATAAAATCCTGAATGCTGCTAGTAACAAACCTATTCTATATGGACAGCTGTTTGAGAGAAACATTCCTAAGAAAGAccaagagttttaaaaaataattaaaaaaaaactcattttctGTGTCTGGATTTTTTAGATTTTACCATCTCAAAGGcattttagaatctagatctatataatacatTTGGTTTACTGAAAGTTATAGTGATGTGTGAGTATCAGAATCTTTGAATTTCACTGAAATCGCCTATGTGGAcactttaaaaagttaattgtacttttatttttccatgaaaacttgtgtgtatgtgtgctgaAAATAAATAcgatataaaatgtaaattatgtAGAATTAGATAGTAAGAACTAAACCTACATGAATAAtaaatctagaaataaaaatccaacACATGATGTAAAAGAAAAACCTGGGAAGGGGGAGAGATATAGAAAGAACAGGTTTAGATCTTCTGGAATACTAAATCTATAAAAATTCTAAGATTTGTCTCAGTGAAAGTAAGGGTCTATTAAAAGTCAGCATTACAATGCCTGGGGTGCACACAAAAAATGACAGTGGAGtggatgagaaagagagagagccaTGCCAATTCAACATGGCAGTACTACAATTCACAGACTAGAAAGTATGTCAGTGGGATATTAAAATGCAGATTGTTTTTATTGAGAGCACTAAAAAAAGAAGTGTAATTTGGGCCAACATAAACAATGTATAGCTGGGGAAGAAATCAACAGGTGTAGCCACTGTTTGATGCTAGTGCAAATATTAACGCATTATAAGTAAAAGAGATTTCTATTAAAGAGTATGTTTATTATGTAGCTGTTTATACACTAACTTGATGTATGGCTTATAAGATTTAGTGACATTTGTTTTACAGGAAAATATTATTACTTGAATATCTACACAAAGGAGAGTCAGTGGGAAATGCCAACAGAACCTGCCCAGCAGAAGTCTGATAAAGTGACATGTTCTCACCTTTTAGTAAAGCACAGAGACTCAAGAAGACCTCAGAACTGGAAAGGGGAACAAATTACTAGAAGTAAAGAAGAAGCATTGGAACTATTACAAAGTAAATATCCATTTTTAGTCTGTAATGTATGAATATGACACTAATATAAAATCCAAAgaagttaattaattttaaaaaaaactcgaaCTTTTGTTATcagaagcaaaagaaaaaacacCATCCAAACATTCTTAATTATTGAAAAATGGGCTGCCTCTGGTTTTGctatgaaatatttttgtttttacaagatttatatcaactcactctgtttggtacaaatttTTATACATTATTCGAGCTTGAGCCCTCCAGTTCCGAACTGGTCCACATAAAtaattggaccatagtgcaccgagcatgctaaaagcatgaaatcgctctaaaagaaacatttggtaaaaatattttattttcaatcgcacagatttattattgttagtctggatctattataaaataattgtatgATTGATTCCaaataatttatacaattacacttgctaaaagctttgtttaaaaaaaaaaatttacatttttttgtcttcatcagaatacagaaataaaatagtgaaTGAAGAAGCAAGCTTTGCAGAGCTAGCAGAGAAATATTCTGATTGCAGTTCTGCAAGAAAAGGTGGAGATTTAGGTCCATTTGGACCTGGACAGATGCAGCGACCATTTGAAGAAGCCTCATTTAAACTACAGGTTGGATAAGTTATGTGTTTGTGACTAATTTCATCAGCTTTgctatagttttttaaaattagccaGTAATGGGTTACTCAATAAAAGATAAAGTGAAAAGTATTA from Biomphalaria glabrata chromosome 9, xgBioGlab47.1, whole genome shotgun sequence encodes the following:
- the LOC106073356 gene encoding putative peptidyl-prolyl cis-trans isomerase dodo, with translation MSDVPDGWEKRTSRSSGKYYYLNIYTKESQWEMPTEPAQQKSDKVTCSHLLVKHRDSRRPQNWKGEQITRSKEEALELLQKYRNKIVNEEASFAELAEKYSDCSSARKGGDLGPFGPGQMQRPFEEASFKLQVGELSEPISTDSGVHIILRTA